A window from Borrelia sp. P9F1 encodes these proteins:
- a CDS encoding thymidine kinase, producing MNFYLNFASGEMDPRLSSMISVSHFDFRSSLNLMLVVGPMGSGKTEYAARIYKDSLIIKNKSLKILSSITKGSRNRANVFFIRNVLDRKRFKDCPENVIPYRGGVVDGVSGVGFSGNSFDVEKIVEDNSRYGTFIVDEACFYEERLVFVLSRLALDLDILFVLPTLIYNFRKEIFNNTAKLLIEYSDKVCRIGAYCEHDGCMDESFLTYRYYFYEGREIAAPYFDPLLIVGGDGIVESAVYPNYAARCAKHHCLVGREYFFTVLKPFALLYVQGDKELFEREISCLNSGKCSSTFESSLSIESRGKCEVEVLNNLFKLPFLAERALITLALEYNILSRDDFKELVDKFSLNRDYIQKVFFSKEHKERFGIS from the coding sequence ATGAATTTTTATTTGAATTTTGCTAGTGGAGAAATGGATCCTAGGTTGAGTAGCATGATCTCTGTTAGCCATTTTGATTTTAGAAGTAGTTTAAATCTAATGCTTGTAGTTGGGCCTATGGGTAGTGGAAAGACCGAATATGCGGCTAGAATTTATAAGGACTCTCTTATCATTAAGAATAAATCCCTAAAAATATTAAGTTCTATAACTAAAGGCAGCAGGAATAGAGCCAATGTATTTTTTATTAGAAATGTTCTTGATAGGAAAAGATTTAAAGATTGTCCAGAAAATGTTATTCCTTATAGAGGTGGCGTGGTTGATGGAGTTAGTGGTGTTGGGTTTTCGGGTAATTCTTTTGATGTTGAAAAAATAGTAGAAGATAACTCTCGGTATGGTACTTTTATTGTTGATGAGGCTTGTTTTTATGAAGAACGCTTGGTTTTTGTTTTAAGCAGACTTGCTTTGGATTTGGACATTTTGTTTGTGTTGCCCACCTTGATTTATAATTTCAGAAAAGAGATTTTTAATAATACTGCTAAACTTTTAATAGAATATTCAGATAAGGTTTGTCGTATTGGTGCTTATTGTGAGCATGATGGCTGTATGGATGAGTCGTTTTTAACATATAGGTATTATTTTTACGAAGGACGAGAAATAGCAGCTCCTTACTTTGATCCCTTGTTGATTGTTGGGGGAGATGGGATTGTTGAGTCTGCTGTTTATCCAAATTATGCTGCAAGATGTGCTAAGCATCATTGTCTTGTGGGCAGAGAATATTTTTTCACTGTTCTTAAGCCTTTTGCCTTACTATATGTTCAGGGTGATAAGGAATTATTTGAGAGAGAAATATCGTGTTTAAATAGCGGTAAATGCAGTTCAACTTTTGAAAGTTCTCTTTCAATTGAGTCTAGAGGGAAATGTGAGGTTGAAGTCTTGAATAACTTATTTAAATTGCCTTTTTTGGCCGAAAGAGCCTTAATTACACTTGCATTGGAATATAATATCCTCAGTAGGGATGATTTTAAAGAACTTGTTGATAAATTTTCTCTTAACAGGGATTACATTCAAAAGGTATTCTTTTCAAAGGAGCATAAGGAAAGGTTTGGGATATCCTAG
- a CDS encoding STAS domain-containing protein, with protein sequence MILLTLYNILTSEEEWNMRESAPESGVFYLFENSSVFIKLINRFTALHGVGFRALVEDVLLNNSGVQTLYLDLSEAQYLDSTFMGTLVHVKNKSDELEKNFKVVNPSKEVLENLKSLGLEKILKIEDREETFKKSRMKEFPCYSAQKNQIFRSILKSHILLSNINKDNKKEFCSLLKRLKKESRNR encoded by the coding sequence TTGATATTATTGACACTTTACAATATACTTACTAGCGAAGAAGAATGGAATATGAGAGAAAGTGCTCCCGAGAGTGGTGTTTTTTATTTATTCGAAAATTCCTCTGTTTTTATAAAGCTGATTAATAGGTTTACTGCGCTGCATGGAGTCGGGTTTAGGGCGCTCGTTGAAGATGTGTTGCTAAATAATAGCGGGGTCCAGACGTTGTATTTGGATTTGTCGGAGGCACAGTACTTAGACTCAACGTTTATGGGAACTCTGGTTCATGTCAAGAACAAGAGCGATGAATTAGAAAAAAATTTTAAAGTCGTAAACCCTAGCAAAGAAGTTCTTGAAAATTTAAAATCTCTTGGCCTTGAAAAGATATTAAAGATAGAAGATAGAGAGGAAACTTTTAAAAAAAGCAGAATGAAGGAATTTCCTTGTTATAGTGCCCAGAAGAATCAAATATTTAGGTCAATATTGAAATCACACATTTTACTCTCAAACATCAACAAAGACAACAAAAAAGAATTTTGCAGCTTGCTTAAAAGATTAAAAAAGGAAAGTCGTAACCGCTAA
- the tmk gene encoding dTMP kinase codes for MSRVLKNFYCIEGIDGSGKTTMIQRLQKLCSNKLKYYFTREPSEGVIGEFIRKQLTNFKNPMQEVALTHLYTADRYEHLYNPKDGIIKILTKSKTKVITDRYLFSSIAYQGNLGQQLNKDFPLPEVIFFIKIDPRIAYERIGKNRIQPDLFEFEAKKLQDINDRYEAILKDFKQLLNIVYIKNSDEEDLEIGARKIFNLIKF; via the coding sequence TTGAGTAGGGTTTTGAAAAACTTTTATTGTATAGAAGGTATCGATGGAAGTGGGAAGACGACCATGATTCAAAGACTACAAAAACTTTGTAGCAACAAACTAAAATACTATTTCACAAGAGAACCCTCAGAGGGGGTAATTGGAGAATTTATTAGGAAACAATTAACCAATTTTAAAAATCCGATGCAAGAAGTAGCACTAACTCACCTGTATACAGCAGATAGATATGAACATCTTTACAATCCAAAAGACGGAATAATTAAAATATTAACCAAATCCAAAACTAAAGTAATAACTGATAGATATTTATTCTCATCCATTGCTTATCAAGGAAATTTGGGGCAACAATTAAACAAAGACTTCCCTTTGCCCGAAGTAATTTTCTTCATAAAGATAGATCCTAGAATTGCATATGAACGTATTGGAAAAAATAGAATACAACCTGACCTCTTTGAATTTGAAGCAAAAAAACTTCAAGATATCAATGACAGATATGAGGCTATCCTCAAAGATTTCAAACAATTACTAAACATAGTCTACATTAAAAATTCAGATGAAGAAGACTTGGAAATAGGAGCGAGAAAAATATTTAATTTAATCAAATTTTAA
- a CDS encoding translocation/assembly module TamB domain-containing protein: MNLFFVRSRLPLTFFCSVLAFISILVVFVLFIQVQVYSVKYLVISYLESKSGFKIKYDRIAPYFFSSIKIDNLELSLNDQEKVLMSTVKINLDLFKLLLGDKNIILNIFVEGSTLNFDLNDLNLLQSLSSSSGNFELNDDKFNNHAIIGKMSDYLDKLHINLEDININLKLGSDKFLKFKVKNFGLKTIDDDFLFSSIVDFSSSADFKEDASNKSSLDSTFYFEGKFKKDLEDGYVNISFLELNTGYFSLLDQGFQINYSKGNLEVFNLRRENLDFNLSYDVNKNFLRLDALFFDINLLNWIRLDEDFNDYKDYVNIALNGQLALSYDFRDEDLRYSFLLNSSSKDTTINEEIQGIRIQLKGNNKIAKIQNAFLKLRRGFVNYKGYYSLEDLVPIGRLDFRSARILNFRDINGYLDFSKEKSNFLVKSDNFKIGGLEVQNLIFKTSFSQDKTYVNYLLNFKNNNSMVLLKGDFDKENFRFNLGVKEFPLLFLKDIIPESVITKFIPEHLLSGKYFNLTSDFDLNTLSYEKSRLNGLNFSISSKLDNFSLMFDASGEKGIYKVKNFTYKGGDNNINSVFLIHLLDDRLKITTDFSYLHKNYPLYIEFNFKDKDVSLELSPKAKANLNYANSMMTYSLNIDDFRFHDKDFDVLLNVNSYGNYEKINDDLSLVINKFRLDKISNNPAYNLNFSFKGLYKNKEVNLSNIKFVNKYSNLQGQGHFDLSDKLGGEINLFSNVSTERYFLGINSNEDGNYVLGRFQGLDFDNFQFLSFLNGKANGNFIFNFKENDLFNYSLNAYLETDGMSLMGIPTYFSFKLGLIDNNLNIYNIKATQNKREILTGSFRYDIKNSIGVSNLNIDSDLFSSRVDATFQRFENKEEEEIGILRRETEGEISFRGLRYKDNNLSNLTIEFRDNSEKFSALSVEYDLIDVLYEYVDGNFNIRIGDYLPLSFDASGKVLNNKINGIIQDIKFNSGLITKDFLNSEALLNIEEHFVLHDINLGGELSIEGDLYNPNLNGELNVLSGSISTEYLKSSRQHGKSRILELVNVPILVQDNKLILDNSFNLGYYSDFNVFASLNLNFLSDTIVDYYKVDIDIPGDSGVPIKFDKVAINFIGYASGNFFIEGNAEEIMLSGDLSISNSWVYLLENSIFDFLMNPFKRKKGSKTEDIGSEDFAIITDLKVNFDSNVAFHWPDNKISFLNVTVAKGNELIIKSDTRTDDFMLKGDLNIANGSVNYNNKKFVFKGGSYISFNENKAKFDPWVKIEATNTIKDGSEKLLVTMGMDGPLSLWDFRFISYPVRTEQEIKYLLSSSIIGSEHGLKSAGTNTAELAIGFANDILVDLVVQPIEDYARSVLKLDLLSIKTDILRNVIGISGNPTFASFLDNTSVEVGKYFTSGVFGKAGFGFLKEQTTPFSQNLNFIVNFGIELDSPFFFVDYVFDYDLTKNGLRGMGNNISISWKFKY; this comes from the coding sequence ATGAATTTATTTTTTGTGAGAAGTAGACTTCCTTTAACGTTTTTTTGTTCAGTTTTGGCTTTTATATCAATTCTTGTGGTTTTTGTCTTATTTATTCAAGTTCAGGTTTATTCTGTAAAATATTTAGTCATAAGTTATCTTGAATCGAAGTCGGGATTTAAAATAAAATACGATCGCATTGCGCCGTATTTTTTCTCGTCAATAAAGATAGATAATCTAGAATTGAGTTTAAATGACCAAGAAAAGGTATTGATGAGTACGGTTAAGATAAATTTGGACTTGTTTAAACTGCTATTGGGAGATAAGAATATTATTTTAAATATTTTTGTGGAGGGTAGTACTCTAAATTTTGATTTAAATGATTTAAATCTTTTACAGTCATTAAGTTCAAGCTCTGGCAATTTTGAACTAAATGACGATAAATTTAATAACCATGCAATCATCGGTAAAATGTCTGATTATCTAGACAAGCTTCATATTAATTTGGAAGACATTAATATCAATCTTAAGTTGGGTTCAGATAAATTTTTAAAATTTAAAGTCAAAAATTTTGGATTAAAAACCATTGATGATGATTTTTTATTTAGTTCCATTGTGGATTTTAGTTCTTCTGCAGATTTTAAGGAAGATGCTAGCAATAAAAGCTCTCTGGATTCGACATTTTATTTTGAAGGCAAATTTAAAAAGGACCTTGAAGATGGGTATGTTAATATCAGTTTTTTGGAACTTAATACAGGTTATTTTTCTCTACTTGATCAGGGTTTTCAAATAAATTATTCAAAGGGAAATCTTGAAGTTTTTAATCTCAGAAGAGAAAATTTGGATTTTAATTTAAGCTACGATGTTAATAAAAATTTTTTGAGATTGGATGCTTTGTTTTTCGATATCAATCTTCTAAATTGGATAAGACTTGATGAAGATTTTAATGATTATAAAGATTATGTCAACATAGCCCTGAATGGGCAATTGGCACTTTCTTATGATTTTCGAGATGAGGATTTAAGATATTCGTTTTTGTTAAATTCATCCTCAAAAGACACCACAATAAACGAAGAGATCCAAGGAATAAGGATACAACTTAAAGGTAATAATAAAATTGCGAAAATACAGAATGCTTTTTTAAAGCTTAGGAGAGGGTTTGTTAATTATAAGGGATACTATTCCTTAGAGGATTTAGTGCCAATAGGAAGGCTTGATTTTAGATCTGCAAGAATACTAAATTTTAGAGATATTAATGGATATTTAGATTTTAGTAAAGAGAAGAGCAATTTTTTGGTAAAATCTGATAATTTTAAAATCGGGGGACTTGAAGTTCAAAACTTAATTTTTAAAACTAGTTTCTCTCAAGATAAAACTTATGTTAATTATTTACTAAATTTTAAAAATAACAATTCTATGGTTTTGCTAAAAGGAGATTTTGATAAGGAAAATTTTAGGTTTAATTTGGGTGTTAAAGAATTTCCTCTACTTTTTCTAAAGGACATTATACCAGAGTCTGTGATTACTAAGTTTATTCCCGAGCATTTATTATCGGGTAAGTACTTTAACTTAACATCGGATTTTGATTTAAATACTCTGAGTTATGAAAAGTCTAGACTGAATGGTCTTAATTTTTCTATATCTTCAAAATTGGATAATTTCAGTTTGATGTTTGATGCTAGCGGAGAGAAGGGCATTTATAAGGTGAAGAATTTCACCTACAAGGGTGGCGATAATAATATAAATTCTGTTTTTTTAATACATTTGCTTGATGACAGACTAAAGATCACGACAGATTTTAGTTACTTGCACAAAAATTATCCTTTGTATATTGAATTTAATTTTAAAGATAAGGATGTTAGCCTTGAATTGTCGCCTAAGGCGAAGGCCAATTTAAATTATGCTAATTCTATGATGACTTACTCTTTAAATATTGATGATTTCCGTTTTCATGATAAAGATTTTGATGTTTTGTTAAATGTTAATTCTTATGGAAATTATGAGAAAATTAACGATGATTTAAGTCTTGTAATCAATAAGTTTAGATTGGATAAGATTTCTAATAATCCGGCTTATAATCTTAATTTTAGCTTTAAGGGTTTATATAAGAATAAAGAGGTTAATCTCTCAAACATTAAATTTGTAAATAAGTACTCAAATTTACAAGGACAGGGGCATTTTGATTTAAGTGATAAACTTGGCGGGGAGATAAACCTATTTTCAAATGTAAGCACAGAGCGTTATTTTTTAGGAATTAATTCTAATGAAGATGGCAATTATGTTTTGGGAAGATTTCAGGGGTTGGATTTTGATAATTTTCAGTTTCTATCTTTCTTGAATGGAAAAGCTAACGGTAATTTTATTTTTAATTTTAAAGAAAATGATTTGTTTAATTATTCTCTTAACGCATACCTTGAAACAGATGGAATGTCTTTAATGGGAATTCCTACGTATTTTTCTTTTAAGTTGGGATTAATTGATAATAATCTTAATATCTACAACATAAAGGCAACACAGAACAAAAGAGAAATTCTTACAGGTAGTTTTAGATATGATATTAAAAATTCTATTGGAGTTTCTAATTTAAATATTGATAGTGATCTTTTCTCATCAAGAGTTGATGCAACTTTTCAAAGGTTTGAAAATAAGGAAGAGGAAGAGATTGGTATTTTAAGGAGAGAAACCGAGGGAGAAATTTCTTTCAGAGGCTTAAGATATAAGGACAATAATCTTTCTAATCTTACGATCGAATTTAGAGACAATTCTGAAAAATTTAGTGCGTTATCAGTTGAATATGATCTTATTGATGTTTTGTATGAATATGTTGATGGTAATTTTAACATTAGGATTGGTGATTATTTGCCTCTCAGTTTTGATGCATCCGGTAAAGTTTTGAATAATAAAATTAACGGGATTATTCAGGATATTAAATTTAATTCAGGGTTAATTACAAAAGATTTTCTAAACTCAGAAGCTCTTCTTAATATTGAGGAACATTTTGTTCTACATGATATTAATTTAGGGGGTGAATTGAGTATTGAGGGAGATTTGTATAACCCAAATCTTAATGGAGAGCTTAATGTATTGAGTGGGTCAATTAGTACTGAATATCTGAAATCTTCTAGACAGCACGGGAAGAGTAGAATTTTGGAATTAGTTAATGTACCAATCCTGGTTCAGGATAATAAGCTTATTTTAGATAATAGCTTTAACTTAGGCTATTATTCAGATTTTAATGTTTTTGCTAGTCTTAATCTTAATTTTTTAAGTGATACTATTGTCGATTATTATAAGGTAGATATTGATATTCCTGGTGATTCTGGAGTTCCTATTAAATTTGATAAAGTAGCTATAAATTTTATTGGCTATGCATCGGGTAATTTTTTTATTGAAGGCAATGCCGAAGAGATTATGCTTAGTGGAGATTTAAGTATTTCAAACTCTTGGGTTTACTTGCTTGAGAATTCGATTTTTGATTTTTTAATGAATCCTTTTAAGAGAAAGAAAGGCTCTAAAACTGAGGATATTGGTTCTGAAGATTTTGCTATTATCACAGATCTTAAGGTAAATTTTGACAGCAATGTTGCTTTTCATTGGCCAGATAACAAGATTTCGTTTTTAAATGTCACTGTTGCTAAAGGCAATGAATTGATAATTAAGTCTGACACTAGAACAGATGATTTCATGCTTAAGGGAGATTTAAACATAGCAAATGGTTCTGTTAATTACAATAACAAGAAATTTGTATTCAAGGGTGGTTCATATATCTCCTTCAATGAAAATAAGGCCAAATTTGATCCATGGGTAAAAATTGAAGCGACAAACACAATTAAGGATGGCAGTGAAAAATTGCTTGTGACTATGGGTATGGATGGTCCTTTAAGTTTGTGGGATTTCAGATTTATATCCTATCCTGTTCGAACTGAACAAGAGATAAAATATCTTTTGTCAAGTTCAATAATTGGGAGTGAACATGGATTGAAGTCTGCAGGTACCAACACGGCCGAGCTTGCAATCGGGTTTGCTAATGATATTCTTGTGGATTTGGTAGTACAGCCTATTGAAGATTATGCACGTTCTGTATTAAAATTAGACCTGTTGAGTATAAAGACGGATATATTGAGGAATGTTATTGGTATATCAGGGAACCCAACTTTTGCGAGCTTTCTTGATAATACAAGTGTTGAGGTGGGTAAGTATTTTACTAGTGGTGTTTTTGGTAAGGCTGGTTTTGGGTTTTTAAAAGAGCAGACTACTCCGTTTTCTCAGAATTTGAACTTTATCGTCAATTTTGGTATTGAGCTTGATTCGCCGTTTTTCTTTGTTGATTATGTTTTTGATTACGATCTCACCAAGAATGGTCTGCGCGGTATGGGAAATAACATATCTATTTCTTGGAAGTTTAAGTATTGA
- the bamA gene encoding outer membrane protein assembly factor BamA: protein MRVFKVLIFMFFFVFPINLGYSQVNYEGKMIKSIDFDGLKNINKRNLSSIVNSYLGQIYSNEVFDKLQVDLYALDYFDGLIRPEFRVEGDKLLITFFVKEKSLVKTISFVDNSKVFWNSELRDKAKIKINESLNLSNVKRGVVQLEDMYREAGYLDVSVKYETKEVNNLVDIVFEIKAGPKYVVKEVDFEGNLNFKGSTLRKYLASRTASLFSDGKYLKSNVDKDKIQLESFYKNNGYINVKVVNSTVDVRDPSEPGKSEKEVFLKYFISEGEVFKFGKLEISGNLVFSLEELQALVTLKEGDIFNDAKFEQDFSKIREKYYSDGYIFTEIVPSRQMRGEFVDYLIKIVEKDKAHIESITISGNKKTASHVILREIPLMEGDVFSLEKFRMGMLNLQRLGYFGNVVPDIAQSNIDGLMKINFSVEERETASFRFGMNFGGFSNSWFPFSLFGQWEQSNFLGEGYSLSTKLNLAFSEQSLRLSFEDYWFMQTRWTFGGFLDFSHSINTAYQDINGPIFTGKKEVPDPFESWEEYHNAKNFSDFNTMNYSLIKLSLAFVTGYTFSNYLGKQTFTGTVQSALKYVHYDNSVNRPSSYYLRDNYHTIRFENSLGLGVAWDTRNSQSLSNDGFLLKQHFDFFGGFLFGQSHFTKSTTTFERYISLLGYQDVFTPFFDLILTLRSVYTNILPPLGNSFEVEIQPHHFITISENFMIARGWGTLKNIYSSFINTIQLSMPLIKNILVWDALFLDMAAYSLEEKENALFVPFGSFMFSWGFGVRSLLPQLPLSLVVAYPFYFDNTGVNRHYNYYAGFKFFLAIDMRY from the coding sequence ATGAGGGTTTTTAAGGTTTTAATTTTTATGTTTTTTTTTGTTTTTCCAATTAATTTGGGTTATTCTCAGGTTAATTATGAGGGAAAGATGATAAAAAGTATTGATTTTGATGGACTTAAAAATATAAACAAAAGGAACCTTTCCTCTATTGTAAATTCTTATTTGGGACAAATTTATTCTAATGAGGTTTTTGATAAATTACAAGTTGATCTATATGCTCTTGATTATTTTGATGGTCTTATTAGACCTGAATTTAGAGTAGAGGGCGATAAACTTCTTATTACATTTTTTGTAAAGGAAAAATCTTTAGTAAAGACTATTTCTTTTGTTGATAATAGTAAAGTTTTTTGGAACAGTGAGCTGCGTGATAAGGCAAAGATTAAGATAAATGAGTCTTTAAATCTTTCAAATGTTAAGAGAGGTGTTGTTCAGCTTGAAGATATGTATAGAGAAGCTGGGTATCTTGATGTTTCTGTTAAATATGAGACTAAAGAAGTTAACAATTTGGTAGATATTGTGTTTGAAATAAAAGCAGGGCCTAAATATGTTGTTAAAGAAGTTGATTTTGAGGGAAATTTAAACTTTAAGGGTAGTACTCTCAGGAAATATTTAGCATCAAGAACAGCGTCTTTATTTTCTGATGGAAAGTATTTAAAGTCAAATGTTGATAAGGACAAGATTCAACTTGAGTCTTTTTATAAGAATAATGGATATATTAACGTTAAGGTTGTAAATAGTACTGTGGATGTACGAGATCCTAGTGAACCCGGTAAGTCGGAAAAAGAGGTTTTTTTGAAATACTTCATCTCAGAGGGCGAAGTTTTTAAATTTGGTAAGCTTGAGATTTCTGGCAATTTGGTTTTCAGCTTAGAAGAGTTACAGGCTTTAGTTACTCTTAAGGAAGGGGATATTTTCAATGATGCGAAATTTGAGCAGGATTTTTCAAAAATTAGAGAGAAATATTATTCGGATGGATACATATTTACAGAAATTGTGCCTTCTAGGCAAATGAGAGGGGAATTCGTAGATTATTTAATTAAGATAGTAGAAAAAGATAAGGCTCACATTGAGTCTATTACTATTTCGGGTAATAAGAAGACAGCCTCCCATGTAATACTTAGAGAGATACCGTTAATGGAAGGCGATGTTTTTAGTTTGGAAAAATTCAGGATGGGGATGCTTAACTTGCAGAGACTTGGTTATTTTGGCAATGTTGTTCCTGATATTGCACAGAGCAATATTGATGGTTTGATGAAGATAAATTTTTCAGTTGAGGAGAGAGAAACAGCAAGCTTTAGATTTGGTATGAATTTTGGTGGATTTAGTAATTCTTGGTTTCCATTTTCGTTGTTTGGACAATGGGAGCAATCTAATTTTTTAGGCGAAGGATATTCTTTGTCTACAAAACTTAATCTTGCTTTCTCGGAACAGAGTTTGAGACTGTCATTTGAAGATTATTGGTTTATGCAGACTAGATGGACTTTTGGAGGATTTCTTGATTTTTCACATTCTATAAATACGGCCTATCAAGATATCAATGGGCCCATTTTTACAGGCAAAAAGGAAGTGCCGGATCCTTTTGAAAGTTGGGAAGAGTATCATAATGCGAAGAATTTTTCAGACTTTAATACTATGAATTATTCTTTGATTAAATTGAGTTTAGCTTTTGTCACTGGATATACTTTTTCTAATTACCTTGGCAAGCAAACATTTACTGGAACTGTGCAATCCGCTTTAAAATATGTTCATTATGACAATAGTGTTAATAGGCCTTCAAGCTATTATTTAAGAGATAATTATCATACTATTAGGTTTGAAAATTCTCTTGGTCTTGGTGTAGCGTGGGATACAAGAAATTCTCAATCTTTATCTAATGATGGATTTTTACTTAAACAGCATTTTGATTTTTTTGGTGGGTTTTTATTTGGCCAGAGCCATTTTACAAAATCTACTACCACATTTGAAAGGTATATTTCTCTTCTAGGGTATCAAGATGTTTTTACTCCTTTTTTTGACTTAATATTGACTTTAAGAAGTGTTTATACAAATATTTTACCGCCTCTTGGAAACAGTTTTGAAGTGGAGATACAGCCACATCATTTTATAACTATTAGTGAAAATTTTATGATAGCTAGGGGATGGGGAACTTTAAAAAATATTTATAGTTCATTTATTAATACTATTCAGTTGTCAATGCCTTTGATTAAAAATATCTTGGTTTGGGATGCTTTGTTCCTAGATATGGCTGCTTATTCTTTGGAAGAGAAAGAAAATGCCTTATTTGTTCCATTTGGTAGTTTTATGTTTAGTTGGGGATTTGGAGTTAGGAGTTTGTTACCGCAGTTGCCTTTATCTTTAGTTGTTGCCTATCCGTTTTATTTTGATAACACAGGAGTTAATAGGCACTACAATTACTATGCAGGCTTTAAATTTTTCTTAGCAATTGATATGAGGTATTAA
- a CDS encoding OmpH family outer membrane protein gives MSLMVLLLVYLFQFNGFAIDVTKVGIVDFEKIVIEFLNPQLKSNLEQLKKHYQEKMDVLNAEIKELRRMYDEAVSAHDLDGARSYGNQYNLKIDELKKLTTLAKSNLDQQKQININSINSDGILWSKILNGIQYVAETNGVSLVMKKDNPYILYYNSIVDMTEDVIKHLNKQ, from the coding sequence ATGTCTTTGATGGTTCTTTTGTTGGTGTATTTATTTCAGTTCAATGGTTTTGCAATAGATGTTACAAAGGTGGGAATTGTGGATTTTGAAAAGATTGTAATTGAGTTTTTAAATCCACAGTTAAAATCTAATCTTGAACAGTTAAAAAAACATTACCAAGAAAAAATGGATGTTTTAAATGCCGAGATTAAAGAATTAAGAAGAATGTATGATGAGGCCGTTAGTGCTCATGATTTAGATGGTGCAAGGAGTTATGGTAATCAATATAATTTGAAAATAGATGAACTTAAAAAGCTTACAACTTTAGCAAAGAGCAACCTTGACCAGCAAAAACAGATTAATATAAACAGCATAAATAGCGATGGGATATTGTGGAGTAAAATACTCAATGGTATTCAGTATGTTGCAGAGACTAATGGTGTTTCTTTGGTTATGAAAAAGGACAATCCTTACATCCTTTATTATAATAGCATTGTCGATATGACAGAAGATGTAATTAAACATTTAAATAAACAATAA